One Arachis hypogaea cultivar Tifrunner chromosome 18, arahy.Tifrunner.gnm2.J5K5, whole genome shotgun sequence genomic window, tattttatttgttgcaataaaaaaatatcctaatataaattttatttgttttttggctggaatataaattttatttattaaaatagtcACATTATATTATTATTGCCACATACGTTTAATGGTCCATCTCACATTCTTACTGTTATATAGTGTTACtcattgatccaatctttgcATCGGCTCCCATAACATTCCAGCGGCTTGGTTCCAAACAATGGCTtcacaaaaagacaaaaaaatgcaTTCAACTGCCCACCAATTTTAATTTGGTTCCCGCTTCAACTTGTTAGAAGACTAGCCAACACCTTCTGTCTCCTTACTCTACCGCATAACTCTACCAATCCATCTCCAcccttataattttttaatatatatctcaACGGCTCTGCATTATGGCATAGAATATGCCAATAAAATTGTCTGGCACATGTGAAAGTTTTCCTAACTCTTAATTAGACATTTCATTTCACACTTTTCTATTTCCCTCCATCATTAACAATTCCCTTtcatattcttcttttcttttttgttgttgtttctttttttttttaatttcgaaCATATCCTTAGAATATATGTGCGAGTTAAAATTGAAGACAGATCGAAAATAAAGGTAGAATTTAGTTATTGATTCATTTAgtgtttctttaatttctttttatcctgaaaaatatttatttcgcaAATACACCGTTAAATCCTTCCATCTTCAACACAAAACACAACCACCTACGAAATTTTAAGGTGGAGGTTGGTGTTGGTGCAATCGTTTTCGCTTCTTGAACTCAAGGTGTTCGACAAAATGGGTAGCAGAGAAACTGCAAGTGCAAGTGTTGATGATGGTGGAACAAAACCAATGATGATGGAAGGGTGGTTATACCTCATACAATCCAACTGTGTGGGGCTTCAGTTCTTGAGAAAGCATTACTTCGTGCTAAAGGGTCACCATCTTCGAAGTTACAAGTACCTTCTTGCACTTTCTcgcaacaacaacaaccatcagCTTCTTCCTCTCAGAAGTGCTGTTCTTGACTCCACCATTCGGGTCCTTGATAAAGGCAGAGAAaccattaaaatagaaaagtaactTCCTTTTCTTATCATCATCATAATTTTTTTACTCTGATCTCATTTTTCACCATCCTTCATTGTTTtcaccaatttttatttttcttccttcAGGTGTTTTTCATGTTCACCCTTTACAGCAAGTCAGCACTTCCAATCACAACAATCAATTAAAGATAACTTCTTcacattttcatctttttttccattcatttttttaaaagctATCTAGACCAAGTGGATCCACCAGCATTGGGTTGGTTGAGTGGATGCCAAAATCTTCGATGTTAGGCAGCATAGGGTCTAAAGAATGCAAAACCAAAAAGTTAAATTGGGGATTAGTCCAGTAAGTAGAGTGAACCTCATCCACTGAAAAGCATTTTTGTCTAAATTTAGTTATGATCAGTTACAATGACATTGTTCAATCCAATTAGCTATAATTAGTATGatggattttttttataagaaaatgtGTATAACCATAGACATACTCACATCACTATTGTCGTTCATCTGAGTTCATCTGGAGAGTTGACAAGAAGCATCGGGCTTAGTCTGAAGGAAGGAGATGTCAACTCTGATAGTCAAAGGCAGGTAGTAGATGAGAATGCCCGACATAGCTCAGATGGAGTAGTAGTACATCAAACACAATCTGAGCATGCAACCCTTGTTAGCCTAAATGATGCTGATGATGAGTTTTTTTATGTTCCAGAACCATCAGACAGTGATGAGTTGGAAAATGGATGGATGCCTGATTGTAGTCACAAGAAGTCTCTGGTAAAAAGCTGTTTGATATTATAGTCTAGAAATTTAGCATGTTCCTTTTTATGACTCATCAAATGCTTACAATAAGTATATTCACCAACACTCTCAAGTCATGCTGTCCTCTGGCATATTTTAGTTATAAGTCTATAACCCTTATAATTCATGTAGTGCACTTGTCTTCTTGTACTTTTAATTGGAGAACTACACTAAACTTGGCATTTTCCTCCTATGGATTTGATCGTTTCAAGACTTCCGTCAAGTAAGTTGTCCACAGCTGCTAATTTTGTGAAAAAATTGCATGATCTTGCAGGTGATTAATATAATATGTATGTCATATCAAGATTATCCATGATTTTATTCTTCTATAGCTAACAATGTTAGGCACCATACAATGCAGTTTAGAAGAAGGGTTATGTGGACTTACACAAAATGGTCAGAGAAGACAGTACCTTATGGATCAACTCTTCCAAAAGATTTCTCTTGTACATTACCTTGCAGCTGGGCAGAACCAGATCCTTCCACTTTCCTGATTCGTGGGGCAAATTACCTCGAAGATCGCCAGAAGGTATAAGTGAAAAATGTTCATTTCACTTGGATAAATAATTCTAgggacaaaaaggaaaaaaaagtacttTAATTATATCATTCACAATGGATCCACTGCTGCTTGTGAATGTTCTGTTTTATTCCATTCTTTTAGTGCATTTGTATCATTTCATGTGCCAATCAGTTATGCCTTAATTTGTTTGTACAAATTTATTCCTTTATCGGGGTAATCAATGACTAGGTTAAGGCAAAGGGAACCTTGATGCAAATGGTTGCTGCAGACTGGCTGAGATCTGATAAAAGAGAAGATGATCTTGGTGGCCGACCAGAGAGCATTGTGCAGGTTCGTTATTTTTCTAATGATTTTCGGTTCCAAATGTTGATAATTTTCAGGCAATGCATTTTCAATTTATGATTAACATATTGACTGAGAAAAATCAactgatgataaagaaaaatgcAGCAAAGGGTGGGCCCGAGTTCTTCTTCATTTTAAACATTCAGGTTGGGTTGGTTAATATTCATCTGTTTATGTAGTTCTTACTTAAAACTTGACATAATTAACACTAATTTGATGTTTATATGGACCATGTTCCAGGTGCAACTACATATAACCTAGCACTATATTACATGATGACTACACCTGTGGAAGATACCCCTTTGCTTGAGAGTTTTATCAAGGGTGATGATACCTACCGAAATTCAAGATTTAAACTCATAGCATACATATCCGAGGCTGGTTGAAGTCATCATCACtggttctatatatatattagaatctCTGATCCCCAGTGATTATAATTTTCATCCACAGCCAAACTTATGTTTTCTCTCCTTTGCGCGTTATTTGAAATGTTGAATGTCACAAATCATGTTTCAGGGTTCATGGATAGTAAAATAAAGTGTGCGAAAGAAGGCATGCTTAATTGGTCAAGCATTGAAAATTAACTATTTCCAAGGGAAGAACTATTTGGAGGTAAATTTTGAACTAATAATTAGAccaagagaatgaagataaatATTTAGGGTATTaaaaagtttttctttttttctttctttgcatTTATGTGGTCCTTGAAGACGACCTTAAAATAAGTTGAAAGGAGGTGAATGATCGGAACTTTTGTGGgatgcatgcatcacatgttaaACTCTCAATCATCTTGCAATGATTTGAATGAATGCTGATGTTGAAATGATGACATCTATTTTCAGCTTGGGGTTGATGTTGGATCATTAACTGTTGCAAGAGGTGTTGTAAGTCTTGTCCTTGGATACCTCAATCATCTAGTTATTGAAATGGCCTTTCTAATACAGGTAAAAATAACAATCATGTTCCTTTTTATTTTGAAGTAATTGTCACCATTTCCTTTAGAAGAGTGTTATTTAACGTATTTATGTACCATGTCAACATACCATTCGTTCATGACTGGGGTAGGACCTACACCTGGCCAATAATGGATGGATGATATGTCGGCTCAGAATACGATATTAACTGCCGTGTTGATATTTACTGCTGTGTTTTATGTGTTGTTAAAGGGAATACGCAGGAAGAGCTTCCGGAAGAGTTCCTTTCAGGGACACGCCGCCTTAACCATCTAGAATTCTAGATGCTTCCAAATCAGTTTCTTTGAAGCCTTGATTTTCAATGAGATATTTAAGTACCTTTGGTCTTATGAAGGAGGTTGCCATCTTGTATATAAATTGAAACAAGGAGAGTTCTTTGGTGGCTCCAATTCCTTTAATTGAATTCCAAAAGCCATTATTTTATTCAATCAAAGCAGTTTGTGATGATGTTTGGTACTAATCTTTCAAAACAATTGCATATCTTCCTTAGTTTTTGTTAGTAATGTAAATCACACATGAAGctcatacataaaaatattattccaTTTTTACCCCCTAAGTTGTCTTAAGAAGAATGTATCCAATTCATAGTCATAAACTACTTAAAGGTGGTACAAGgtagagggatttcaacaccatgaCACATGAATCCATATTCCAATTATGcacaatatgtatatatatatataatgtatgtAGGGGCTTGCTCCTTGAATAATACAAATGCCCCCACATTGTTTCGTTTGGCAagcaaaactatatgaaattccTAATTTTCGAGGCCGACATAACTTTAAATATTATTCCCATAAACTATCCTATCTgagaatataattttttacatacATGCTATTCACATTTCGGTACactgtttttttttatcttttataggaATAAAACTAACTTCGTTAACAGGTTTGTGTAAAAATAATAGCTTACAATCATGTTGTAAaaaagttcataaacaaatagaataaaaatttgtgttatctatatttattttattttaatttatctattaTCTATCAAACAAATTATTACTTATTTGTTCACAACATTTATTTTTGTGATTATTATAGTCTATAGTTTGCAATACAATGTCTATTCCATGATTCCAAGATAATGCAAGCCATATGAGCATATCAAAAGGCAAAAGCTATGTGGCACCTTCTTTCTaagttttcttttccctttttaaaATACTCCATTAGTTTCAACTACTTTAAATATTCTTACCA contains:
- the LOC112771818 gene encoding protein ENHANCED DISEASE RESISTANCE 2 isoform X2, whose product is MSTLIVKEPSDSDELENGWMPDCSHKKSLFRRRVMWTYTKWSEKTVPYGSTLPKDFSCTLPCSWAEPDPSTFLIRGANYLEDRQKVKAKGTLMQMVAADWLRSDKREDDLGGRPESIVQKNAAKGGPEFFFILNIQGSWIVK
- the LOC112771818 gene encoding protein ENHANCED DISEASE RESISTANCE 2 isoform X5; this translates as MILQFRRRVMWTYTKWSEKTVPYGSTLPKDFSCTLPCSWAEPDPSTFLIRGANYLEDRQKVKAKGTLMQMVAADWLRSDKREDDLGGRPESIVQKNAAKGGPEFFFILNIQVQLHIT
- the LOC112771818 gene encoding protein ENHANCED DISEASE RESISTANCE 2 isoform X4, with amino-acid sequence MPDCSHKKSLFRRRVMWTYTKWSEKTVPYGSTLPKDFSCTLPCSWAEPDPSTFLIRGANYLEDRQKVKAKGTLMQMVAADWLRSDKREDDLGGRPESIVQKNAAKGGPEFFFILNIQVQLHIT
- the LOC112771818 gene encoding protein ENHANCED DISEASE RESISTANCE 2 isoform X1, which produces MSTLIVKEPSDSDELENGWMPDCSHKKSLFRRRVMWTYTKWSEKTVPYGSTLPKDFSCTLPCSWAEPDPSTFLIRGANYLEDRQKVKAKGTLMQMVAADWLRSDKREDDLGGRPESIVQKNAAKGGPEFFFILNIQVQLHIT
- the LOC112771818 gene encoding uncharacterized protein isoform X3; translation: MSTLIVKEPSDSDELENGWMPDCSHKKSLFRRRVMWTYTKWSEKTVPYGSTLPKDFSCTLPCSWAEPDPSTFLIRGANYLEDRQKVKAKGTLMQMVAADWLRSDKREDDLGGRPESIVQQRVGPSSSSF